One Falco naumanni isolate bFalNau1 chromosome 15, bFalNau1.pat, whole genome shotgun sequence DNA segment encodes these proteins:
- the LOC121097893 gene encoding C-factor-like: MAAVRARTVLLTGANRGIGLELVKQLLRAPRPPAWIFATCRDPEGPRAQELRDLASKHPNLVLVKLDVANPSAVTAAAKVVEGKLNGAGLNLLINNAGIYTPTASLETVDAEDMIRTYKTNAVGPMIMAQVFLPLLKKAARDSTEKGLSCSKAAIINISTILGSIEKTPESFFHPVISYRCSKAALNMLTKCQALTYGEAGILCVALHPGWVKTDMGSQEADLTVDTSVRGLLSVLPILSEKHSGALLNWEGKAIPW, from the exons ATGGCGGCGGTGCGGGCGCGCACGGTGCTGCTGACTGGCGCCAACCGCGGCATCGGGCTGGAGCTGgtgaagcagctgctgagggcgccgcgcccgcccgcctGGATCTTCGCGACCTGCCGGGACCCCGAGGGGCCGCGGGCCCAG GAGCTGAGAGACCTGGCATCCAAACACCCAAACCTGGTTCTTGTGAAGCTGG ACGTGGCGAACCCCTCGGCTGTCACTGCCGCTGCCAAGGTGGTGGAGGGGAAGCTGAACGGCGCGGGCTTGAACCTGCTGATAAACAACGCCGGCATCTACACCCCGACTGCATCACTGGAGACGGTGGACGCTGAGGACATGATAAGAACGTACAAGACCAATGCGGTGGGACCCATGATAATGGCCCAG GTGTTCCTGCCCCTGTTGAAGAAGGCTGCCCGGGACAGTACAGAAAAGGGactgagctgcagcaaggcagccaTCATCAACATCTCTACCATCTTGGGGTCCATTGAGAAAACTCCCGAGTCCTTCTTCCACCCTGTCATCTCCTACCGCTGCAGCAAG GCTGCTCTCAACATGCTCACCAAGTGCCAGGCTCTGACCTATGGGGAAGCCGGGATCCTCTGCGTGGCACTTCACCCTGGCTGGGTGAAAACTGACATGGGCAGCCAGGAG GCTGACCTGACAGTGGACACAAGTGTGCGGgggctgctctctgtgctgccGATCCTCTCTGAGAAACACAGCGGCGCTCTGCTCAACTGGGAAGGTAAAGCTATTCCTTGGTGA